In Octopus bimaculoides isolate UCB-OBI-ISO-001 chromosome 14, ASM119413v2, whole genome shotgun sequence, the following are encoded in one genomic region:
- the LOC106873947 gene encoding gastrula zinc finger protein XlCGF26.1 — translation MEKTFRQKLLAKYSNLNNRSGKKFSFLKNFSSNSSESTPKKFSFLKSPSTNSSENPTKNARESKVTLQRAFFCDICDKSFSRSSYYSWHKMNHSLGEPVPKISLSKRKQKLCTTHKCDICEKVFSRFEYLRLHRLSHVEEKPFSCETCGQSFIQASLLRNHEKTHADGKIYKCEVCEKEFSKSCDLKRHLSVHLSVKPFKCEICSRNFSRNDYLKSHMLSHTGSTPFKCKTCGKGFVRRFALENHARTHTGEKPYVCSICGKTFSQKSGWMSHSKNHVDKKAFVCRVCGKGFTQMYSLKRHERTHADKKPYSCEYCQKEFSQSGQLKSHLAIHTGIKPFKCEVCGKNFAQKSILTKHERIHAEIKPYSCEVCGKGFTQNFTLQIHLRNHTGEKPFSCTYCDKVFSRKDSLNNHIKNHTGEKDFCCRYCDSAFTKSSTLKRHEMTHTGERPYVCQICSKAFAKPSDLNRHMITHTGAKPYTCNICGKAFSRNEHLKKHETTHSLTYQPWLL, via the coding sequence ATGGAGAAAACCTTCCGGCAAAAACTCCTCGCCAAATACAGTAATCTGAATAACAGAAGTGGGAAAAAGTTCTCCTTTCTCAAGAACTTCTCCTCCAATTCTTCTGAAAGTACTCCTAAAAAGTTCTCCTTTCTTAAGAGTCCTTCTACAAATTCTTCTGAAAATCCTACAAAAAATGCCAGAGAAAGCAAAGTAACTTTGCAACGGGCTTTTTTTTGTGACATCTGTgacaaatcattctctcgaagtagTTATTACAGCTGGCATAAAATGAACCATTCTCTTGGCGAACCAGTGCCAAAAATATCACTGAGTAAACGAAAACAGAAACTCTGTACAACCCACAAATGTGATATCTGTGAGAAAGTCTTCTCTAGGTTTGAGTATTTACGACTTCACCGACTGAGCCATGTTGAGGAGAAACCATTTTCTTGTGAGACTTGTGGACAGTCATTCATACAAGCTAGTCTGCTAAGAAACCATGAGAAAACTCATGCTGATGGCAAAATCTATAAATGTGAAGTTTGTGAAAAAGAATTTTCTAAGAGTTGTGATCTAAAACGCCATCTCAGTGTCCACCTGAGTGTGAAACCATTTAAGTGTGAAATTTGCTCTCGCAATTTCTCAAGGAATGACTATTTGAAATCTCATATGCTGAGTCACACAGGCAGCACTCCATTCAAATGTAAAACTTGTGGGAAAGGATTTGTTCGACGGTTTGCTTTAGAAAACCATGCAAGGACACACACAGGTGAAAAACCCTATGTCTGTAGCATTTGTGGCAAAACTTTCTCTCAAAAATCAGGCTGGATGTCACACTCAAAGAACCATGTCGACAAAAAGGCTTTTGTATGTCGAGTTTGTGGGAAAGGGTTCACACAGATGTACTCGTTGAAAAGACATGAACGCACGCATGCTGACAAAAAACCTTACAGTTGTGAATATTGTCAGAAAGAGTTCTCACAGAGTGGACAGCTAAAGTCGCACCTGGCCATTCATACAGGAATCAAACCATTCAAATGCGAAGTGTGTGGTAAAAATTTTGCccaaaaatccatcttgacaaaACATGAGCGGATTCATGCTGAAATTAAACCGTACAGTTGTGAGGTGTGTGGCAAAGGGTTCACACAGAACTTCACCTTACAGATACATCTGAGGAaccatacaggggagaaaccttTCTCCTGTACTTATTGTGATAAGGTATTCTCCCGTAAAGACAGTTTAAATAATCACATCAAGAACCATACAGGTGAGAAAGATTTCTGCTGCAGATATTGTGATTCTGCTTTCACAAAAAGTTCCACTTTGAAGCGACATGAGATGACACACACTGGGGAACGGCCTTATGTTTGCCAAATTTGTTCCAAGGCTTTTGCAAAGCCAAGCGATCTCAACCGTCACATGATTACACATACTGGCGCCAAACCATATACCTGTAATATATGTGGGAAGGCATTTTCTCGTAATGAGCACCTGAAAAAACATGAGACTACTCACTCGCTCACTTACCAGCCATGGCTACTCTAA